The following are encoded in a window of Arthrobacter sp. OAP107 genomic DNA:
- a CDS encoding tripartite tricarboxylate transporter permease: protein MDFLNPVLNGFAVVLEPMNLLYCLIGVVIGMLIGVLPGLGPAATIAILLPLTYNVEPVTAIIMLAGIFYGAQYGGTITSVLLRLPGEASSVVTVFDGYQMAKQGRAGTALGLASIGSFIGGTASIVGLTFLAPIVASFALDFGPAEYTALALLGILLVATISSGSKTKALIAAALGLLLATVGRDIFTGENRFTFGSLELADGIDFVPIAMGIFGLGEIMYNLEERHRAAKAPSAVANVWPSRGDLKQASGAIGRGSVLGFFLGILPGGGATIASMASYAMEKKRAKQPERFGKGAPEGVAGPETANNAAATSSFIPLLTLGIPANATMALMFGALLIQGVTPGPQLVEQDPGLFWGVVNSMYIGNILLLIMSLPLVGIFVKILRVRAAILAPITALITLLGAYTINNSMFDVTLVVVFGIVGYLMKKFGFEPGPLVLAFVLGSLLESSLRRALLVFGGDPLGFFSRPISATLLIVFVVVAALPGIRSALARRKATVPAGPAAREIKEKV, encoded by the coding sequence GTGGATTTCCTGAATCCCGTGCTCAACGGATTCGCAGTCGTCCTGGAGCCAATGAACCTCCTGTACTGCCTGATCGGCGTCGTTATCGGCATGCTGATCGGTGTATTGCCCGGTCTGGGGCCCGCGGCAACCATCGCCATCCTGCTTCCGCTCACCTACAACGTTGAGCCCGTCACCGCCATCATCATGCTTGCCGGCATCTTCTACGGTGCGCAGTACGGCGGCACCATCACCTCGGTGCTGCTGCGCCTGCCCGGTGAGGCCTCATCGGTGGTGACCGTTTTCGACGGCTACCAGATGGCCAAGCAGGGACGGGCCGGCACGGCCCTCGGTTTGGCATCGATCGGCTCGTTCATCGGAGGCACCGCCTCAATTGTCGGCCTGACCTTCCTGGCCCCGATCGTGGCGAGCTTCGCCCTGGACTTCGGTCCCGCTGAATACACCGCCCTGGCGCTGCTGGGCATCCTGCTGGTGGCCACCATCAGCAGCGGCTCCAAGACCAAGGCACTCATCGCGGCCGCCCTCGGCCTGCTGCTGGCGACCGTCGGGCGGGACATCTTCACCGGTGAAAACCGGTTCACCTTCGGCAGCCTGGAGCTGGCCGACGGCATCGACTTCGTGCCGATCGCCATGGGAATCTTCGGCCTCGGCGAGATCATGTACAACCTCGAAGAGCGCCACCGCGCCGCCAAGGCGCCCTCCGCCGTCGCAAACGTCTGGCCCTCCCGGGGCGACCTCAAGCAGGCGTCCGGCGCCATCGGGCGCGGCTCGGTTCTCGGCTTCTTCCTGGGCATCCTGCCCGGCGGCGGCGCCACCATCGCCTCGATGGCCTCGTACGCCATGGAGAAGAAGCGGGCCAAGCAGCCCGAGCGCTTCGGCAAGGGTGCACCGGAAGGCGTGGCCGGCCCGGAGACGGCCAACAACGCCGCGGCGACGTCCTCGTTCATTCCGCTGCTGACCCTCGGCATCCCGGCCAACGCCACCATGGCCCTGATGTTCGGCGCCCTGCTGATCCAGGGCGTCACACCCGGTCCGCAGCTCGTGGAACAGGATCCGGGACTGTTCTGGGGCGTGGTGAACTCCATGTACATCGGCAACATCCTGCTGCTGATCATGAGCCTGCCGCTCGTGGGGATCTTCGTGAAGATCCTCCGGGTCCGCGCCGCCATCCTGGCGCCGATCACTGCGCTGATCACCCTGCTCGGTGCGTACACGATCAACAACAGCATGTTCGATGTCACGCTCGTGGTGGTCTTCGGGATCGTGGGCTACCTGATGAAGAAGTTCGGCTTCGAGCCCGGTCCGCTGGTGCTGGCATTCGTGCTGGGCTCCCTGCTGGAGAGCTCCCTCCGCCGTGCCCTGCTGGTCTTTGGCGGCGACCCACTGGGCTTCTTCAGCCGGCCCATCTCCGCCACGCTCCTCATCGTGTTCGTTGTTGTGGCCGCGCTCCCGGGCATCCGCTCAGCGCTGGCCAGGCGCAAGGCCACCGTCCCCGCGGGACCGGCCGCCAGAGAAATCAAGGAGAAGGTATGA
- a CDS encoding tripartite tricarboxylate transporter TctB family protein: protein MQAESPVEPDDLTPEQLAAQWEEEKPPAAGALANVGSSLAVICVGVGAVVLSIAMGLGTPSAPQPGLWPFMISCVMVALGLFQLVMGRHNRDAEKFTRMSMAPLTGLVTLAAMVALMPLAGFELPALVLCIIWMRFLGGETWRSTLVVSAVVVAAFYGIFVTALNTSIPHLF from the coding sequence GTGCAGGCAGAATCACCGGTGGAGCCCGATGATCTGACCCCCGAACAACTGGCAGCCCAGTGGGAGGAAGAAAAACCCCCGGCCGCCGGTGCGCTGGCCAACGTGGGATCCTCCCTGGCGGTCATCTGCGTCGGCGTCGGAGCAGTAGTCCTGTCCATCGCCATGGGCCTGGGCACACCGTCCGCCCCGCAGCCGGGCCTGTGGCCGTTCATGATCAGCTGCGTCATGGTGGCCCTCGGGCTGTTCCAGCTGGTCATGGGCCGGCACAACCGGGACGCTGAGAAGTTCACCCGGATGTCCATGGCCCCGCTGACCGGCCTGGTCACCCTGGCCGCCATGGTGGCCCTCATGCCGCTGGCCGGCTTCGAACTGCCGGCCCTGGTGCTGTGCATCATCTGGATGCGTTTCCTCGGCGGCGAAACCTGGCGCTCCACGCTCGTGGTGAGCGCCGTCGTCGTGGCAGCTTTCTACGGCATCTTCGTGACTGCGCTCAACACTTCCATCCCCCACCTCTTCTAG
- a CDS encoding tripartite tricarboxylate transporter substrate binding protein has protein sequence MMHFPTRRAVLGAASAITLLAMTACGNVAGGSSDSSKYPNGPVTLTVGQAPGGSTDLIARAVSEGAAKTLGAPMPVVNKPGANGALASKEIAGKPADGQNLLLLTASLITITPLAVTQDEAVNIDDFDIITGLSQDDYVLVASEKSGFKSIKDLTSAGRNITYGTTGVGTGSQLAQTVLFKQANVKGTDVPFDSGKPALTAVLGNQVEVTTIQLGEAMPQIQAGKVSPLLVFSEARNSFLPDTPTAKESGYDVPVAQYRAVAAPKGTPKEVKDKLLAAIQGTLKSDSYKEFNKKNMLTPKEISGAEVVTQWKDYAAKYKSLVEKYDISLAGNK, from the coding sequence ATGATGCACTTCCCCACCCGCCGCGCCGTTCTCGGAGCGGCATCGGCCATCACCCTGCTGGCCATGACCGCATGCGGCAATGTCGCCGGCGGCAGCAGTGATTCGTCCAAGTACCCCAACGGCCCGGTCACCCTGACCGTGGGACAGGCGCCCGGCGGCAGCACCGACCTCATCGCGCGCGCAGTTTCCGAAGGCGCGGCCAAGACGCTTGGCGCCCCGATGCCCGTGGTCAACAAGCCCGGCGCCAACGGCGCACTCGCCAGCAAGGAGATCGCCGGCAAGCCTGCCGACGGCCAGAACCTTCTGCTGCTCACCGCTTCCCTGATCACCATCACGCCGCTGGCCGTGACCCAGGACGAGGCTGTTAACATCGACGACTTCGACATCATCACCGGACTGTCCCAGGACGACTACGTTCTCGTTGCGAGCGAAAAGTCCGGCTTCAAGTCCATCAAGGACCTGACCTCGGCCGGCCGCAACATCACCTACGGCACCACCGGAGTCGGCACCGGCAGCCAGCTCGCCCAGACCGTCCTGTTCAAGCAGGCCAACGTGAAGGGCACTGACGTTCCGTTCGACAGCGGCAAGCCTGCCCTGACCGCAGTCCTTGGCAACCAGGTGGAGGTCACCACCATCCAGCTTGGTGAAGCGATGCCGCAGATCCAGGCCGGCAAGGTCTCTCCGCTGCTCGTGTTCTCGGAGGCCCGCAACTCCTTCCTGCCGGACACGCCCACCGCCAAGGAATCCGGCTATGACGTTCCGGTGGCCCAGTACCGCGCCGTCGCCGCACCCAAGGGAACTCCGAAGGAAGTCAAGGACAAGCTCCTTGCCGCCATCCAGGGCACCCTGAAGTCGGACTCGTACAAGGAATTCAACAAGAAGAACATGCTGACTCCAAAGGAAATCTCGGGTGCGGAAGTTGTCACCCAGTGGAAGGACTACGCAGCCAAGTACAAGTCCCTGGTGGAGAAGTACGACATCAGCCTCGCCGGGAACAAGTGA
- the kdgD gene encoding 5-dehydro-4-deoxyglucarate dehydratase — protein sequence MAKFSPQELANTLKDGLLSFPVTSFDAELQFDEENYRKHLAWQASYPVAGLFAAGGTGEGFSLTPAESARVVRAAVEEVGSTVPVLASAGGSTAQAIENAKAAEAAGAEGILLLPPYLTEADQGGLIDHVSAVCSATSLGVIIYNRANAIYKDTTVATLADRHENLIGFKDGVGDLEHDARVYAKLGDRLFYLGGLPTAETFALPLLQLGMSTYSSAMYNFVPQFALDFYQDVRNNDRVAVNQKLNEFVIPYLDIRDRVKGYAVSIVKGGLDAIGRSAGGVRPPLQNMAEQDLADLKALIAKVS from the coding sequence GTGGCAAAATTTTCACCCCAGGAACTCGCCAACACCCTCAAGGACGGGCTGCTGTCCTTCCCCGTCACTTCCTTCGATGCAGAGCTGCAGTTCGACGAGGAAAACTACCGCAAGCACCTGGCATGGCAGGCCAGCTACCCGGTTGCCGGCCTCTTCGCCGCAGGCGGCACGGGTGAGGGCTTCTCGCTCACCCCGGCCGAGTCGGCGCGCGTGGTCCGGGCCGCCGTCGAGGAAGTTGGCAGCACCGTCCCCGTTCTGGCCTCCGCCGGCGGTTCCACCGCCCAGGCCATCGAAAACGCCAAGGCTGCCGAGGCCGCGGGCGCCGAGGGCATCCTGCTTCTGCCGCCGTACCTGACCGAGGCCGACCAGGGCGGCCTGATTGACCACGTCAGCGCCGTCTGCAGCGCCACCTCGCTGGGCGTCATCATCTACAACCGCGCCAACGCCATCTACAAGGACACCACTGTGGCCACCTTGGCAGACCGCCACGAGAACCTCATCGGCTTCAAGGACGGCGTGGGCGACCTCGAGCACGATGCCCGCGTTTACGCCAAGCTCGGCGACCGCCTGTTCTACCTGGGCGGGCTCCCCACGGCAGAGACCTTTGCGCTGCCGCTGCTGCAGCTGGGCATGAGCACCTACTCCAGCGCCATGTACAACTTCGTCCCGCAGTTCGCGCTCGACTTCTACCAGGACGTCCGCAACAACGATCGCGTGGCCGTCAACCAGAAGCTGAACGAGTTCGTCATCCCGTACCTGGACATCCGCGACCGTGTGAAGGGCTACGCCGTCTCCATCGTCAAGGGCGGCCTCGACGCGATCGGCCGTTCCGCCGGCGGAGTCCGTCCCCCGCTGCAGAACATGGCGGAACAGGACCTGGCCGACCTCAAGGCACTCATCGCCAAAGTTTCCTAA
- a CDS encoding aldehyde dehydrogenase (NADP(+)), with product MTLTGHSLIAGQTVAGEGKTTFAFNPATNEQLEPAYTLLTEEQLKAATAAATEAFASFSTLDPETHAAFLDAIADNIEAIGDELTVRAAQETGLPAARLTGERARTTGQLRLFANVVRQGDFRGVRIDPALPDRTPLPRADIRQRQIPLGPVAVFGASNFPLAFSTAGGDTASALAAGCPVVFKAHNAHPGTSELVGQAIAKALADLGLHPGVFSLIYGPGSSIGQALVADPAIKAVGFTGSQSAGIALMRTAAARAEPIPVYAEMSSLNPVFVFPGALDGSAEQIDALAQQYVAAVTGSSGQLCTSPGLLFAPAGEAGDKLAAAVGRAVSACAGQTMLTAGIAGSWTSGTEALGAAENVTVVGTGTPGPTQNAPAPAIYGTQIRDFISNEVLHAEIFGAASLVIRYSSAAELIEATNRIEGQLTASLQLTEEDYPTAAQLIPALEQKVGRIIVNGWPTGVEVGHAVVHGGPFPATSDTRTTSVGTLAINRFLRPVAYQNLPQELLPAPLKDTNPWQLNRRIDGTVIAADAAEQKEEVNA from the coding sequence GTGACCCTCACCGGACACTCCCTGATCGCCGGACAGACTGTTGCCGGCGAAGGCAAGACCACCTTCGCCTTCAACCCGGCCACCAACGAACAGCTCGAGCCCGCCTACACCCTGCTCACCGAGGAGCAGCTCAAGGCCGCCACCGCCGCGGCCACCGAGGCCTTCGCGTCCTTCAGCACCCTTGACCCGGAAACCCACGCCGCGTTCCTGGACGCGATCGCGGACAACATCGAAGCCATCGGCGACGAACTGACCGTCCGCGCTGCCCAGGAAACCGGCCTGCCCGCGGCACGCCTCACGGGCGAACGTGCCCGCACCACCGGCCAGCTGCGGCTCTTCGCCAACGTGGTCCGCCAGGGCGACTTCCGCGGTGTCCGCATCGACCCGGCACTCCCGGACCGCACGCCCCTGCCCCGGGCCGACATCCGCCAGCGCCAAATCCCGCTGGGACCCGTCGCCGTCTTCGGCGCCAGCAACTTCCCACTGGCCTTCTCGACCGCGGGCGGAGACACCGCCTCGGCCCTCGCCGCCGGCTGCCCCGTGGTTTTCAAGGCACACAACGCCCACCCCGGCACCAGCGAACTCGTTGGCCAGGCCATCGCCAAGGCACTTGCTGACCTCGGCCTGCACCCGGGCGTCTTCTCGCTCATCTACGGACCGGGCTCAAGCATCGGCCAGGCCCTCGTGGCCGACCCGGCCATCAAGGCCGTGGGCTTCACCGGCTCCCAGAGCGCCGGTATCGCGCTGATGCGCACCGCCGCCGCCCGCGCCGAACCGATCCCGGTCTACGCCGAGATGTCTTCGCTGAACCCCGTGTTCGTCTTCCCCGGCGCCCTGGACGGCTCCGCCGAACAGATCGACGCGCTGGCACAGCAGTACGTCGCCGCCGTGACCGGCAGCTCCGGCCAGCTCTGCACCTCCCCCGGCCTGCTGTTCGCCCCGGCCGGTGAGGCAGGCGACAAACTGGCTGCCGCCGTCGGACGCGCCGTTTCCGCCTGCGCCGGCCAGACCATGCTCACCGCCGGCATCGCCGGCTCCTGGACCTCCGGCACGGAAGCGCTCGGCGCCGCCGAGAACGTGACAGTCGTCGGGACCGGAACCCCAGGCCCCACACAGAACGCCCCGGCACCGGCCATCTACGGCACCCAAATCCGCGACTTCATCAGCAACGAGGTGCTGCACGCGGAAATCTTCGGCGCCGCGTCCCTGGTGATCCGCTACTCCTCCGCCGCAGAACTCATCGAGGCCACCAACCGGATCGAAGGCCAGCTCACCGCGTCCCTGCAACTCACCGAAGAGGACTACCCGACGGCGGCACAACTGATCCCCGCGCTGGAACAGAAGGTGGGACGCATCATCGTCAACGGCTGGCCCACCGGCGTCGAAGTCGGCCACGCCGTGGTCCACGGCGGCCCCTTCCCCGCCACCTCCGACACACGCACCACCTCCGTCGGAACCCTCGCCATTAACCGGTTCCTCCGGCCGGTGGCCTACCAGAACCTGCCCCAGGAACTCCTGCCCGCACCGCTCAAGGACACCAACCCGTGGCAGCTGAACCGCCGCATCGACGGCACCGTCATCGCCGCTGACGCCGCCGAACAGAAAGAGGAGGTCAACGCATGA